Below is a window of Mycolicibacterium rhodesiae NBB3 DNA.
CCGCGAGCGTCCGCGGCAATCCGACCACCGCTTCGACGGCCTCGTACTCACCGACGAGTGCCGCGAGCCGTCGCACATGCTTGTCCGACCCTTTTCGCCGGTCGACCGTTTCCACCGGCGTCGCGAGAATTCCATCGGGGTCGCTGACCGCTACGCCGATGCGGACACGTCCCGCGTCGATGCCCAACCGGCGACCGCGTCCCGGATCCGGGGGGTGCAGCGTCGGTCCGGGCCGATCCGGGAGACGGTCAACGGATTCGGTCGGCACGCGTCAGCTCCGGCCCAGTTCGGCGCGCAGCGCAGCCAATGCCGCGTCGATCCCCGCCGCCCCTTTGCCGGAACCCTGTGCCAGATCGGCCTTGCCGCCCCCGCGGCCGTTGACCTGCGCGCCCAGCTGCTTCACCAGATCATTGGCGCTCAAGCCCAGATCCTGTGCCGCCGGATTGACGGCCACCACGTACGGAACCGCGTCGTCGTCGCCCTCGGCGATCAGCGCCACGACCGAGGGTTCGCTGCTCAGCCTGCCCTTGATGTCACCGACGAGCGCCCGCAGGTCGCCCGCCGACATACCGCCGGCCATCCGCTGCGCCACGAGGTGGACCTTACCGACCTGCTCGGCGCCGGCGGCCGCATTGACAGCCGCGGCGCGCGCGTTCGCCAGCCGCATCTTGTCGAGTTCCTTCTCGGCGGCCCGCAACCGTTCCACGAGGTTGGCCACCCTTGCGGGCACCTCCTCGGACGGCACCTTCAGCGACGACGCCAGCCCGGCCATCAGCGCGCGTTCCTTGGCCAGGTGCCGGAACGAGTCCAGGCCGACATAGGCCTCGACGCGACGCACGCCTGAGCCGACCGAGGATTCGCCGAGGATGGTGACGGGACCGATCTGTGCAGAACTGTTGACGTGGGTGCCGCCGCAGAGTTCGAGCGAGAAGGGGCCGCCGATCTCGACGACTCGGAC
It encodes the following:
- the ruvX gene encoding Holliday junction resolvase RuvX; translation: MPTESVDRLPDRPGPTLHPPDPGRGRRLGIDAGRVRIGVAVSDPDGILATPVETVDRRKGSDKHVRRLAALVGEYEAVEAVVGLPRTLADRSGSAAQDAIALADQLAARIAPVPVRLADERLTTVAAQRALREAGVRAKGQRSMIDQVAAVGILQNWLDQRRAALAAHSDFRDEVGDV